The segment aacttgctgagttgggaccattttttgaatcatatataaataatagaaatgtttcaatctttttgttttttgcttgtttatcaatcttaagttgatatttattttttatgttatgtctttgtatactacttacttatacgtttcaaaataaaaaattttctttctttctttctttctttctttcttaatatgaataaaatactgttatttgtatatgctacatattgatagctttgaagttggtgccaagccaaatgtaggtacctaggtacctacactcgccacgcgtgactttaagtgggatagcttcgtctaaaACAACCCATATGGACAAAACGCGTGGCCacacaaccttaataattacaataagtaagctgtttataatattaagttttattttgtttagggcttggcaccgacttaaaacctatcaataggtagcatatataaataatagtattttattaaaggtaaaggtttgcataagaggtgtattaaataaaatttttagttaatagatatttttcagtttttgaagtcggttttttattttatttttttcagttaAATAGTTATACGCGTTGGGGTGAATATAGTCTTTAGTTAATACGTCTGACATATGACAGCACATGTCTTTCACTGTGGTAGCTGATTTCAATCTGTGACTGTGATTTCAATTTTCAACCAAATTACCCTAGATTCGTAGTGaatttagtatttattactCAGACTCAGTCAttagataaaaatttataaaaaaaggtgtGGTGCATTCTCAATATGTCTGCAACCCTTAAACCATATTTAACGGCAGTACGCCACACATTAACATCCGCAATGTGTCTTGAACATTTTTCTTCACAAGTTGTTGAAAGATATAATAAACCAGAAGTGGAAGTCGGTACAAGCAAAGAGCTGTTGTTAAACCCAGTCATAATTTCACGAAACGCCAATGAGAAAGTTTTAATTGAATCATCAATTAATTCAATACGGATAAGCATTATGATAAAGCAAGCAgatgaaattgaaaaaattttatgcaaaaaattcATGAGATTCATGATGATGAGAGCGGAGAACTTTATCGTGTTGCGCCGGAAACCGGTAGACGGATATCATATCAGTTTCCTTATTACTAATTTCCACACTGAACAAATGTATAAACACAAACTAGTGGACTTTGTTATATATTTCATGGAGGAAATTGACAAGGAAATAAGTGAGATGAAACTAGCTGTGAATGCTCGTGCTAGAATTTGTTCTGAAGAATTCTTAAAGaggttttaataaatttgaccAAATGACATCTATTTAAATTCcatattgtattaattagtGTAAGTAACTTAAGCTAGTATTCAAGTAAATCAAGTTTAAAATGTTAACTAAGTTGTCAATTTTTACTACTGTGGAGAAAAATGATATCACTAAAcaattaatatcattaattaaaacTTGATCAAATTGTAAGAAACCATTTCTCGTAGACATTTTTTAAATGcatccttttttaaatattatggctTCAACATAATTATAGTTGCCAAACTAATCATTCTTCATATTGCTCTAGTATGTTGAAAATAACTATCTTCTAGAGTGTGGATATTAAATAAagttctattataaaaaaacttcaACTCAAAGAGAAGGGATGCTTAAAAGtagtgtaataatattttattctaatgCCCAGTTAGCAGGCATAGCTATTACAGGTGTgtaaattattcaattaaaaaacaacttcatatttattttcttcaagACTTTCATATTTTTCATTACTAATAATGTCACAAATCTACAATCTAGtaataatactactactactagtaATAAAACAAGATTgtttataatagtaatatttatttaagctttTTAGGTGCATTTAAATAACTGTCTTCAAGAAAATAAAGGTGCTGcctttttgtattataatttgttactgtattataaattagattgtaagtgtaaatgtttattgaaaatatagAGTAATATGTACTGTGTATTACTGATAACATAGAGCCTTCTTGATGTTGGAGATTTACACTCACTCTATGTTTTCCAAAGGTTAGTGTTGAGAACCGGCTCTCATCCTAGCACTACAATTACATGATAGTGGTCCTTGAAAGAGATTAGAATTTACCCAAAGAGCATACCAACTCTCCAAGAGTCAAAGACAATCACCCTCCTTGACCTTGAAGAGCTCTTACTCAAACCACCTGTCATATTTTGcaatactcctgtgattcctctgttgatGCAAGTCCGGTTTGAGGTGTTCTTTTAGGTGAGGTGTCGAGAGGTGACAAGTATGTGCATTAATACCTCCTTTCTCTGCTCTATGTCATACATTATATACTTTTCACGCTACAACCATTCAAGTTCAGTGCTTTTATCCATCTAGTGCCCAACatacctaaataaa is part of the Leptidea sinapis chromosome 13, ilLepSina1.1, whole genome shotgun sequence genome and harbors:
- the LOC126967798 gene encoding actin-related protein 2/3 complex subunit 4; this translates as MSATLKPYLTAVRHTLTSAMCLEHFSSQVVERYNKPEVEVGTSKELLLNPVIISRNANEKVLIESSINSIRISIMIKQADEIEKILCKKFMRFMMMRAENFIVLRRKPVDGYHISFLITNFHTEQMYKHKLVDFVIYFMEEIDKEISEMKLAVNARARICSEEFLKRF